The genomic segment CGGGCGGGCGAGTTCCAGCAGCACGCGCGGCTCGACCTCCACCGGGCCGGGGGCGATCAGGCGCTGGCGGTTGAGGGGCAGGTGGGGGGGCCGGGAGGGGGCGTCGGGCATGGGGGCATGCTAGTTCGGAAGACAGCTTCGGTGCGCGGCCTCCTTAGCTCAAGCGGCGACCCGGCAGCCGGAGCTCCTGCATGACACTGCCCTCAAGGGGACCACAGCAGCCCCCAGTCCAGAAAGACCACCCCGCAGACCAGCACGACGGTCAGGGCCACTGAAAAGAGCAGCCCGAATCCCGTCCGCTACCTCGGCGGCGCCAGCGGCAGCAGCCGCACCCCGCCTTCCCCGTCGCCGCCGATCAGGGTGGTGCCGTCGGGACTGAGGGCCTCGGGCCAGCCGTCCCAGACGCGGGTGATCGCCCCCAGGGTGCGCCCCGTGGCGACCTCGCGCAGCTCCAGCCACTCGCGGCCCTGCACGTCCACCCCCGCGCGGCGCACCAGGACCCGGCTGCCGTCCGCGCTGAAGCCGACCACGCCGCTGGTCCCCGCGAGGTAGGCGGGCGCGGGCAGCTCCTTGCCGTCCGCGAGGCGAATCAGGCGCCCGCGCGAGGCCAGCATCCCCATGCTGTCGGGGGTGAAGGTGCCGTAGCCCACCCCGTTCAGGGTGGTGCGGAGTGCCCCCGTGCCGCTCTCGAAGAGGCGCGTTTTCGTCTGCCCCCGGAAGAGGGGCGCGAAGAGGCGGCTGTCGGGACTGAAGGGCAGCGCGGTCGGCTCGCCCCCGCTCTGGCTCGTCACGGTGGTCACGCGCCGGACCGCCGCCCAGTCCCACAGTTGCGCGTAGCCGTTGCGGTTGCCCGCCGCCAGCCGGGTTCCGTCGGGGCTGAAGGCGAGTTGGGTTGTCCCCGTCAGGCCGCCCGCGACGAGCAGCTTCTGAAAGGTGGGGGCCGCAGACGCCGCCGGGTAGGTGCTGAGCACCCCGACCCGCCCGGCGCGGGTGAGGGGATCGGGCGTCAGCGCCACGGCGATCCAGCGCCCGTCGTGGCTGAGGGCCGGGGGCACGTCCAGCAGGGCCTCGGGCGGCAGCATCACCGAGCGGCGGCCCTCGCCGGTCGCGGCGTCCAGCAGCCGGACATGGGCGCTGTAGCGGCCCCGCACCGCGACGAGGCCAGAAGTCGCTCCCGGCGTCACGGGCAGCGCGGCGGGGGCGACCCCCACCACCACGAGGGGATCGGGCGGCACCCGGCGCTCGCTCGCCGCCGTCTGGGCATGGGCGGGCGCCAGCGCGAGAAGGGCCAGCAGGGGCCGCGCCCGCCGCGCCGTGAGGGGAGCGCCGCCGGGCCGGGCGGATGGGTTGAGCTTCACGCGGTCAGGCTAGCGCGGGGGCGGGGCCGGGAGGTGTGCGGGATTCGGCGTCCACGCCCAACCCCCTCCACCTCCAGCCTGCTACACCTGCACCAGATACGCCGAGTCGATCATGTCGAGTGCCCGGATGGCCCCGAGCTGCTCGGCGCTCAGCCCGTCATCCAGCGTGAGGGTAAAGAGGGCCTGCCCGCCCCGCTCGGCGCGGCCCAGCGCCATGCCCGCGATGTTGACGCCCCACTCCCCCAGCAGGGCCGAGAGCGCGGCCACCGCGCCGGGCCGGTCCTGGTTGGAGGCGATCAGGATGAAGCCCTCGGGGGCAAGTTCCACCCGGAAGTCGCGCAAGCGGGTCAGCCGGGGACTGCGCCCGAAGACGGTGCCGCCCACCGTGCGGGTGCGGGGGCGGCCCCCCTCGCCGTGGGCGGTCACGCGCAGGATGACCTCGGTCTGGTAGTCGGGACTCTGGGCCTCCTCGCGCACGGTCAGGGTCAGGCCACGTTCGCGGGCCAGGGCGCGGGCGTTGATCAGGTTGGGCACCTCGTCGGTGCTGCCCGAGAGGTAGCCCACCAGCGCCGCCGTGACGACCGGCGCGGGGTCGGCGGGAAAGTCGCCCCGGAAGGTCACCTCCAGTTCGTGCGCACCCGGCAGCAGTTGGGTCAGGATGCGCCCCAGCTTCTCGCCCAGGTCGAGGTAGCCGCCCAGTGCCTCCAGGGTGCGGGGGTCCAGCGCGGGCGCGTTCACGGCCCCCCGGCTCACGTCCCCGTGCAGGGCGGCGAGGACCCGGCCCACGATCTCGGCCCCGACGCGCTCCTGGGCTTCCACGGTATTCGCGCCCAGGTGCGCGGTGACACTGAGGTTGGGCGCGTCCAGCAAGGCGTGCCCCGGCGCGGGCGGTTCCTCCACGAACACGTCTATCCCCGCGCCCAGCAGGTGCCCCCGGTGCAGGGCCGCCGCCAGCGCCCCCTCGTCCACGATGCCGCCCCGCGCCGCGTTCACGACGACCGCGCCGGGTTTCAACCGGGCGAGTTCGCGCTCGCCGATCATTCCCCGCGTTTCCTCGGTCAGCGGGGTATGGACGGTCAGGAAGTCCACCCGGTCGAGCAGCTCGTCCAGCGTGGCGGCCCGCTCCACGCCGAGGCGCTCGAACTTGTTCTCCGGGACGTAGGGGTCGTGGGCGACCACATTCAGCCTCAGCCCCTGCGCCCGGTCGGCCACGATGGACCCGATGCGGCCCAGGCCCACGATGCCCAGCGTCTTGTCTTTCAATTCCGTGCCCAGGAACGTCCGGTCCCACTGCCCCGCCCGCGTCCGGCGGTCCGAACGCGTCAGGCCCCGCGCGGCGGCGAGCAGGTGCGCGAGGGCGAGTTCGGCGGCCGAGACGTTGTTGCTCTCGGGCGCGTTGAGCACCAGGATGCCCCGGCGCGAGCAGGCGTCGAGGTCGATGTTGTCCACCCCCACGCCCCCGCGCCCGATCACCCGGAGTCTCGGCCCCGCCGCCTCCAGCAGTTCGCGGTCCACGCGGGTGCGGCTGCGGGTGATCAGCGCGTCGTAGTCCGGCAAGCGGCGCAGCGTCTCCTCGCGCGGCAGGTTGCCCTCATAGTCGATCTCGAAGCCCTCGTGCTCCAGGGGGCCGGGGTTCATCTCGTCGCAGATCAACACCCGCAATGGAGCGGCGGGGAACGGGTCCGGCCGGGCAGGGAACGGCAGCGTCATGCCCCAGCGTAAGCGGCCACTTCCGCCGGAAGGCGGGGGCTGGCTAGGGCGTGATCGGCGGGCCGTGCAGGTCCACGTCCAGCGCCAGTGCCGAGTGCAGCCGCCGGGCGTACTCGCCCTCCCCCACCTCGTAGACCCCCAGCCGGGCGATGTGGGGGTTCTGAATCTGCGCGTCCAGCAGGGTGAAGCCCCGCGCGTGCAGGTGCCCGGCCAGCCGCACCAGGGCGACCTTGCTCGCGTCCCGGACGCGGTGAAATTTGCTCTCCGCGATAAAGGCCCCGCCCAGCGCGAGCCCCAATACCCCGCCCGCGAGTTCGCCCTCCCGCCAGACCTCGAAGGAGTGGGCCAGTCCGGTCCGGTGCAGGTGCGCGTACAGCTCGGCCAGCGGCGGGCTGATCCACTCGCCGTCGCGCTCGGGGGACCCCGGCAGGCGGCCCCGGCAGCCCTCCACGACCTGCGCGAAGGCCGTGTCCACCCGCACCTCGAAGCGCCCCAGTTCCCGCCGCAGCCGCCGCGCGACATGCAGCCCCTCCGCCCCCGTCAGCGGCACCAGCGCCCGCGTTTCCACCGCGTACCACTGGACCCCCTCGCCGTTGTCCATCAGGAAGGCGCCCGACGCGTACCCCCGCGCGACCTCTCGGGTCAGGGGGTCCGGGTGCTGGAGGAAGTGGGAGGCGTGGGGCATGGGAGGAAGGGTGAGTGGTCAGCGGGGAGTGGGAAGTGAAAGAAGCGCGGCGGGAGCTGAGACCGGGGCTCCACTTCCCACTTCCTCCTCCCTACTCACCCCTTGGGGTACAGCACCGCCTGGGTGCAGCGGAACAGTGCCATGACCCGGCCCTCTGGCCCCCTCACCTCGGCGTCCCAGACCTGGGTGGTGCGCCCGGCGTGGACGGCGCGGGCCTCGCAGGTCACAACGCCCTCGCGGGCGGTCGAGAGATGATTGCTCTTGAGTTCGATGGTGGTGAAGTTGCTGGCCCCCTCCGGCAGCAGCATCCGGGTGCCGTAGCCGCAGGTCGTGTCGGCCAGCGCAATCACCGATGCCGCGTGCAGGAAGCCGTTGGGCGCCAGCAGTTCGGGCCGTACCGTCAGCTCGGAGCGCAGCAGCCCGCGTTCGGCGTGCGTGAAGCGAATGCCCATCAGGCCGGGCAGGTGGCCCTCACCAAAGGCGTTGAGGTGGTCGAGCGTGGGCAGCATGGGGGGAAGGTAGCAGCCCAGCGCTAGCGGGGCCACAGCCGGTTCATCCACCCCGCCGGGTTGGTGCCCTCGCCGCGCACCCGCATCTCCAGGTGCAGGTGCGGCCCGGCGCTCAGGCCCGTGGAGCCGACCTCCCCGATCTTCTGGCCGCGCGTGACCTTCTGGCCGACCTTGGCGGTGACCCGGCTCTGGTGGAAGTACAGGCTGGTCAGGCCCGCCCCGTGGTCGATCACGACGAGGCCGCCGCGCACCGGGTACATCCCGGCGATCACGACCGTGCCGTCGTTGACCGCCAGGACGGGCGTGCCCACGGGTGCGGGGTAGTCGGTGCCGTAGTGGTACTGCACCGGGCCGCCCGCCACGTAGGTGCGCGGCTGCCCGAAGGCGCTGCTCTGGGCCTTCACGGCCACGGCGGGGGCAAAGGGCCGGGTCCACACCTGCGGGGTGCGGCGGGCGTAGGCCTGCTCGACGGCGGCGTCCTCCGCCTTGCGGCCGGGGTCCTCGAGCTTGCGGCTGATGGCGCGGGGCAGATTGAGGTACTGCACGGTCTGGTTCAGACCTGTCACCGGGACGCTGCCGCGCAGGGCCTTGCCGTCCAGCGCGACCTCGTAGGTCACCGGGGTGGTCTTGCCCAGCACCACCCGCCCCGGCACCACGTACTCGCCCGCCGCCCCGACCGGGGTCAGGCGCTCGGCGGGCAGCCGCACGTTCTCGCCCACCTCGCTGGGAAAGCGCACCGTGACCTCGCCTGCCCGCGCCCCGCTGAGCCGCAGCACGAAGGCGTCGCCCATCCGCACGCTCGCCGGGGCCATCACCGAGACGCCCTCCAGCCGGGTCACGCGGGTCAGGGGCGGCGCGGCCGGGGCCGGGGGCGTGGCGGCAGGGGGCGTCGTGGTCGGTGGAGTCGCCGGGGCCTGGGGGGGCAGCGGCGGCTCGCCGGGCAGGCGCAGGGTCTGCCCGATCTCGATGGTGGTGCCCGTCAGCGCGTTCAGGCGCTGCAACTCCGCGACGGTCGTGCCGTACTTGCGGGCGATGGAATACAGCGTGTCGCCTTTCACGACGGTGTGCGCCGCTCCCGCCGTTCCCAGCAGGAGCGCGGCGGCACAGAGGAGCGGCCAGGCCGGACGAACTGGAACGCGGCGGCGGGTCATGCCCGGCAGGATAGCCGCCGGGGGCGGGGGACCGGATGAACCCTCAAGGCTGAGCCGTGTCCAGCACCAGCGTCACCGGGCCGTCGTTGGTCAGGTCGAGGGTCATGTGTGCCCCGAAGACCCCCTCCCCCACCGGCAACCCGCAGGCCCGCAGCGCCGCGCCAAACTCGGCGTACAGCGCACGGGCCTGCTCGGGCGGCGCGGCCCCCGAGAACCCCGGCCGGTTGCCCCGCCGCGTATCGGCAAAGAGGGTGAACTGGCTGACGCTGAGGACCCCGCCGCCGATGTCCAGCACGCTGCGGTTCATCTTCCCAGCTTCATCTGCGAACAGGCGCATCCGGGCGATCTTGGCGGCGAGGGCCTGTGCGGTTTCCGGGGTGTCCTCCGGCGCGACGCCCAGCAGCACGAGGAGGCCGGGACCCGTTTCACCCGTGACCCGGCCGTCGACCGTGCAGGTCGCGCGGGTCACGCGCTGCAAGACGGCCCGCACGCTAGTTGCCCAGCCGTGCCCGCAGGCTGCCGATCGCGTCCGTGAGCAGCTCGGCCTCCGTGAAGTCGAGGTTGCCGCGCGTCTTCTCGGCCAGCATGGTGAGCAGCCGGAGGGAGCGCTCGGCGGTCTGGCGGGCACGGTCCTCGGTCAAGAGGCCGTCGCGGGCGGCGCTGGCGGTCGCGGCGTTGAGGTCGCCGAGCGCCGCTTCGGCGGTGGCCTGAAGGGTGCTCACGAGTCCGACGAATTCGGGGTTGGGCATGGGGGCAGTCTACAGAGAGGGCCTCCCTCTCCGGAGATCAGCCCTGCGCCGGGGTGCCCGCCGGGGCCGCGCCCAGCTTGGGGCGGTGGCTGCGGGCCTCGCGCCGGGTCTTGGGGTCGAGGCCGACGAGCAGGAAGAAGTTCTCCAGCGCGTTCTCGCGGCCCTTGATCTCGGCGTGCTCGTGCTCGGGCGTGCCCGTCACGAAAGGCAGGGCGCGGTAGAGGGAAAGTGCGTACTCGACCACCTCGTCGCTGGCGTGCATCTCGGCGTACTGCCCGAGTTCGACGTACAGCGCCCGGCGGCTCTCGGCGTGCTGCAAGAAGGCGTCTGGGTGCGGCGTTTCCGGTGCCCGCAGCATGTCCTGCCGGGCGATGCGGCGGTAGTGCTTGAGACCTTGCAAGAGCTGTTCGGTCGTCATCAGTTCCTTCATCGGTCCTCCAGCCGGAGCGGCCTCCGGCCTGCTGTGAGCTGAAGTATAGGCTCCCCCGACCCCCGAGGCTGACCCCATGAGAAGCGACTCACGCCAAAGCGGGGACGATTGTGCCCGTGAGAAAGATGAGATTTGTACTCCGACCAGGAGTCCCCGAAAGCGCCGTCCACACCGCCAAAACCTCCCCATCTAAAGAAATGAGTCAGAATCTGAGAAGTTTGAATCTGATCGGACGTTTTCCCTCATTTCATCGAAAAGATGATCGTATAGAGGCCGCATAGGCGCATAAAAAACCCGGTTTCCCCCGAGGATTAAGGAAAAAAGAATAAAGGCCGGGTAAACTCACCCGGTCGATGAAAGCGCTCCGAACCCTCCTGATTGCCGCCGCCCTGGGCAGCGCGCCCGCCCTCGCCGCCACCTACACCGTCAAGGCGGGAGACACGCTCTCCAAGATCGCCAGCGTGTACCGAATGGAACCCGCGCAGATCATGCGCCTGAACGGCCTGCGGTCTACCACCATCGAGATCGGGCAGAAGCTGAACCTGGGCAATGTGGCCGTGCCCGCGACCACCGCCCGCACGGCAGCCCCGGCGGCCCCCCGTGGCGGCGCGTTCGTGCGGGCCACCGCCTCACGCTTCCTGGGCATTCGCTACGCGCTGGGGGGCACGGGAGGCCGGGGCATCGACTGCTCGGGCTACACCTCGCTGGTGTTCAGGCAGCTCGGCATCACCCTGCCGCGCACGGCGGCCGCGCAGTGGCGCACGGGCTACGCGGTGAGCAGCCGCAACCTGATGCCCGGCGACCTCGTGTTCTTCAACACCACCGGCCGGGTCGCCAGCCACGTCGGCATCTATATCGGCGACGGCCTGATGGCGAACGCCAACAGCTACCAGGGCCGCACCGTGATCGAGCCGCTGTTCGGCAACCCCTACTGGGCGCAGCGCTACGTCGGCGCCCGCCGCGTCCTGAGCTGACCCTCCCCCATCCCTTTCATCAACCGAGTGCCCCCGCCCGCGTGGTGGGGGCGCTGCGTTTTGGGGGCTGTCCGCGCCCAGCAGGCAGCGAAAAGGCCCCAGCCGGGGCTGGAGCCTGAACAGGGTGCGCAGGGCCTCCTTTACTGACGAATCACCTGCGCGTCCTTGGGCAGCGTCTTGAGGCCCGCCACCGTCAGGCCGCTGTTCACGCGGTAGTTGGAGACATTCAGGTCCGCCAGCACGCGGTTGCCGGAGCCCAGGAACTGAATGCGGGTGGGGCGCCAGCCCGCTTCCGTGATCCACACACGGGCCTTGTCGCCGCTGTTCTTGGGGGTGGCTTCAAGCTGGTAGACCTTGTTGCCACCGGAGGTCGTGGTGCCCAGCAGCCGCACGGTGTAGTCGCCCAGCAGGTCGGAGACGTTGCTCAGCCGGGTGAAGTCCAGCCCGCCGAGGCCCGCCTGAGCGGTGGCCTTCTTGATGGGCGTGACCGTGATCTGGTTGGTCAGGAAAAGGTACTGCCGGACCTCGTTGCGGTCGGCCACCACGATGTTGTCGGCCAGCGCGTCGGGCGCGTTGAACTGGATGCGGGCCACACCCTGCGCGGGAATGGAGCGCACAGTCAGGTCGATCTTCTGGGCCTGCGATTCCAGCGAGGCGCTCCCGGTCAGGCGGAAGGACACGTCCTTGGCCGACTTCTGGGCGCTGTCCACCCGCTTGAGGATGTCCTGCGCGGTCTGGGCGCCCGCTGTGGACACCAGCGCGGCGAGGGTCAGGAGGGGGAGAAAGTGCTTCACGTCCGGTAGTCTTTCACCCGCCCCCATGAGAAGAGGGGGCCGAGGCTGACCACGCATTCACGCCGCCCAGAGACGGTGGGAACGGCTACTCGCCGCTGTCCCCGGCGCCTCCCAGCGGGAAGCGGTAGGTCGCCCGGACGCCAAAGCCCCCGGTGCCGCCCCGTACATCGGTGGTCAGGGTGCCGGGGCCGAGGGGGACTTCAACCTCTGCCCCGGCCCGCAGGGGTGCAGCCGCGCGGCGCCACGGCTCGTAGGCGACGTACAGGCGCGTAGTGCTCTCCTCTCCCAGCAGGCCAGGCACGCCCAGGCTGCCCACCGCCCCCCAACTTCCCGGCCCGGCGAGGGCGTCCAGCGAGGCGGTGAGGCCCGACTCGGCGGCGTAGGTCACTCCACCCGTGACCCCCAGCACGTCGGCGCCCGCCCGTGCGCCCAGCCGCAAGGTCAGGCTGCCCGTGCCCTCGGTGAGGGGTTCGGCCTCTGGGTCGTCGCCCTCCTCGGGCGGGAGGGTGCGGGTGAGGTCGCGCCGCCACTCGGCCCCCAGCAGGGCGTGGGGCTGCACCCCGAACTCGCCCCCGGCCACCGCGACGAGGGTGCGGTTCACCCGGTAGCGGGCCGTCACGTCGGCCGCCCAGCCCCGCGCCCGCAGGTCGGTGGGCGTGAGACTCCACGCGGCCAGGGGGTCCACGTCGGTCGCGGCGGCGGTGAAGAAGCTTCCGCCCACATTCAGGGCCACCGGCCCCAGCGTGCCGCTCGCGCGGGTGTCCAGCCGCACGCCGCCCCGGTACGTCACGGCGGCCCCACCCGTCAGCGAGACGGCTCCAGCGGGGGGCAGGCTCAGGCCGCCCGAGAGCCGCGCCTCCAGCGCCCGCGTGCTCGCCGCCGCGTCCAGCCGCACCCGCCCGAGGTCCACGTCCGTCACGCCCACGCGGGCCAACACACCACCCGGCGCTGCGTAGGACACGCCGAACTTCAGTTCCGCCGCGCTTGCCGCGCCCCCCAGCAGGGCGCCGACCATCAGCGCCCGCCGCACCGTCCCCCAGCTCTGGCCTGTCATGGGGGCAGGGTACTCCGGTCTGGCCTTCCGTCAGGTAGGCGGCAGGCGAGCGGGGTAGCGTGGGGACGTGAAGCGGCTCTCGCGTCTTCCCTTCCTCGCTGCGCCCCTGCTGGCGCTGTCCCTGTCCGGCTGTGCGCCGCTGGCCTCGCTGCAATCGGTGGTGCAGGTGCCCACCTTCGAGCTTCAGAGCGTGCGCCTGACCAGGCTCAGCCTGCCGGGGGGCGGCAACCCGGCCCTCGCGTCCGTCACGGTGGGCCTGCGGGTGGGCAATCCCAACCCCCTCCCCGTGCGCCTCGCGCGGGTGGATGCCCGGCTGGTCATTGACGGCGAGGATGTGGGCGCTGTCACCCTGCCCGGCGTCAACCTGCCCGCACGGGGCGAGGGGCCGCTCGTGGCCGAGGTGCGGCTGCCCGTCACGCTGACGACGGCCGGGGCCTTCCTGCGGGTGGCGCGGGGGCAGGAGGTGGCGTTCCGGGTGGACGGCAGCTTCACCGCCGACTTCGGGCCGCTGGGACAGCCCACCTTCGGGCCGTTCACGCTGGCGCAGGGCGTGTGGCAGCAGCCAGCGATCCTGCCGTTTTGAGGGCTGCTACCTTGCCCCCGTGACCGTGCCCCCCGACACCTCCCCCAGCCCTGACCCCCAGCGGGCCTGGGCTTACCGCCCGGCCTCTCCCCTGCGCGGTGCTCCGGACGGGCCGCTCGCGGGGCTGACTTTCAGCGTGAAGGACCTGTTCGGCGTCCCCGGCTGGCCGCTGACAGCGAGTACGCGGGCACCCGTGCCGGAGGTCGGGGAAAGCGTGCTGGTGCGGCGGTTGCTGGACCTGGGGGCGTCGGCAGTCGGCAAGACGCATCTGCACGAGGTCGCCCTGGGCATCACGGGGATGAACGGGTACGGGGGCACCGAGCACCCATTTCTGCCGGGCCATGCCCCCGGCGGAAGCAGCAGCGGGGCGGCGGTCACGGTGGCGCTGGGGCAGGTGGATGTTGCGCTGGGGACGGACACGGGCGGCTCGATCCGGGTTCCGGCGGCGTGGTGCGGGGTGGTGGGGTACAAGCCGACCAAGGGGCATCCGGCCTGGAGCACCGACGGCGTGCTGCCCCTCTCGCCCACCTGCGACCACGCGGGGCCGCTCGCCCGCGACGTGGCGACCGTGGTGCGCGTTCACGAGGCGCTGACGGGTGAGAGCGTCCCGAGGCAGGACTGGGCCGGGGTGCGGGTGGGCCTGTGGCTCCCGGAGGGGTGGGTGACAGACGGGGTGCGGGCGGCGGTGCAGACCTTCGCGGCCACGCTGGAGGCACGTGGCGCGGTTCTCTCAACGGTGAGGCTGCCCGAGATGCTCGACGCCTACACGCCCATCGTGCTGAGCGAGGCGGCGCAAGTGCACCGGGAGGCGCTGCGGCGGGCCGAGCCGGGCTTCCTGCCCTTCACCCTGGCCTCGCTGCGGCAGGGGGAGGCGCTGGGCACGGAGGAGGTGGCGGCCGCCCAAGCCCGCCGGGAGGTGTACCGGGCCGAGGTGGACGCCCTGTTCGAGAGCTGCGACGTGCTGCTCGCGCCCGCCGTTCCTACACCCCCGCCGCCGCTGGGCACGGACGAAGTAGACCTGCCGGGGGGCCGCGTCCCCCTGCGCCGCGCCGTGCTGCGCCTGACCGTGCCCTTCAGCCTGCTGGGGCTGCCCAGCGTGGCCCTGCCGACAGGAATGCCCTGGGTGGGGGTGCAGCTCGTGGGACCACGCGGAGAAGACGCGCGGGTGCTGGGGCTGGCCCGGTCACTGACGGCTGAGGGCTGAAGGCTGACCCCTCCCCTACAATGCCCCCCATGAAGACCGATCCCGTGGACCTGACCCTCTTTCTGGCGCAGAGCGTGGTGGACCAGCCCTCGCTGGTGCGGGCCTCGCGGCGCGGGCCGACCGTGATCGTGCGGGTCGGCCCCGGCGAGGAAGGCCGCTTCATCGGGCGGCAGGGCCGGGTCATCCAGGCGATCCGCACCCTGGTCCGGGCCGCGACCGATCCCGCCGACCGCATCAACGTGGACCTCGACGCGCCGCGGAAGGGTTGAGGGTGGGCGCATGAATCCGCCGGACGACACCACCCGGCTGGGGCACTTCCTGGGACCACACGGCGTCTCGGGCGGCGTGAAGGTCTACGTGCTGGGCGACCCCGCGCAACTGCTGGAGCTGCCGCGCGTGTGGGTCGAGGGCCGGGGCTGGCTGCGGGTGCGCCGCGCCGACCCCCTCGCGCCGGGGGTGGCCCTGCATCTCGCGGGAATCACTACCCGCGAGGGCGCCGAGGCGTTGCGCGGCGCGAATGTCTACGCCGCCGACGCCGACCTCCCCCCGCTGGAGGAAGGCGAGTACTACTACCACGAGCTGCGCGGCCTGCCCGTGTCCAGCGCGGCGGGCGAGCGGCTGGGTGAGGTCGTGGACGTGCAGGACGCCGGGCATCAGGACCTGCTGGTCGTCTCACACCCCGGCGGCGAGGGCTTCCTGCCGCTGCAAGCGCCCTACGTGGAGGTCCGCCTGAATGCCCAGGGCCGTCCCGAGGCCGTCGCCCTGACCGACGAGGCTCCTGCCGGGCTGCTGGGCGAGGAGGCGGAGGAAGCGTGAGGCTCAGGTGCTGACCTTCTCCTTCCTGACCCTCTTTCCCGAGCTGCTCGCCCCCTTCGCGTCCGAGGCGATTCTGGGCAAGGCGGCGGTGCGGGGGCTGATCGGCGTGAACCTCGTCGACATGCGTGACTTTGCGGACAACAAGCACGCCAAGGTGGACGACACGCCGTATGGCGGCGGCGCGGGCATGGTCATCCGGGTGGATGTGGCCGAGCGTGCCCTGGCGAGCCTGCCGCCCGCCGACGAGGTGATCCTGTTCACGCCCGCCGGGGAGCGCTTTACCCAGCGCACGGCGGAGGAGCTGTCCACGAAGACGCACCTCGCCTTCCTATGCGGGCGCTACGAGGGCTTCGACGCTCGGGTGGAGACGCTGGTGACGCGCGAACTCAGCATCGGGGACTTCGTGATGATGGGGGGCGAGGCGGCGGCGGCCTGCGTGCTGGAGGCGGTCGCCCGGCTGCGTCCCGGCGTGTTGGGCGACGAGGCCTCGCACCGGGACGATTCCTTTTCCAGCGGGCTGCTGGACTACCCGGAGTACACCCGCCCGCCCGAGTGGCGCGGTCAGGCGGTGCCCGACGTGCTGAAGGGGGGCAATCACGGCGCCATCGCCCGCTGGCGGCGCGAGCAGGCGCTGGCCCGCACCCTGGCGCGGCGGCCCGACCTGCTGCCGGGTGCGGGCCTCACGCCCCAGGACAGCGCGGCGCTGCTGGCGCTGGGGGCGACCCCGGAAGACCTCGCCGCGTGGGGGGCTCCGCCGCCGCCCGCGCCCCGGCGGAAGCGGTCGCGCTCGCCGAAAGATGAGTCTGGTCTGTAGTCCCGGCTGACGTTGCCCCGCGCCCGAAGGCGCAGCATAGCCGCAGAGATATGTCGTTGCCGCTCTTTCCCCTCCCGAACACCGTCCTCTTTCCGGGACAGGTGTTGCCGCTCTACGTCTTCGAACCGCGTTACCGCGAACTGCTGGCACGGGTGCAGGCGAGCGGGGAGCCTTTCGGCGTGGTGCGGCTGCAGCCCCGGCTGGAGGGCGGCACGACCCTGCTGGACCGCATCGGGCGGGTGGGCACCCTGGCGCACCTGCTGGAAGCCGAGACGCACGAGGACGGCACGAGCAGCATCCTCGTCGTGGGGGGCGAGCGCTTCCGGGTGCGCGAGTTCGACCCCACGCACGCTTACCTCAGCGCCGAGGTGGACCCCTGGCCGCTGGACCCCGACCCGCTGGGTGCCCCCGCCGAGGAAGCCACCGCCCGGCGGCTTCTGAGCGACCTGCTGCGGCTGCACCCCACCGAGACGGAAGCCATCCGCTCCAACGCGCCGGACACGCCCCTGCTGCTGGCGAGCTACGCCGCCGCCCTGCTGCCGCTGGACGCCGAGCAGCGAGAAGAAGCGCTGCGGGCGCCCACCCTGCTCGACCGCCTCGACATGCTGCGGGCGGCGGTGCCGCTGGGGGCGCGGGAGCTGAACTAGCGGCTAGAACACCACCGTCTTGTTGCCCTCCACCAGCACCCGGTGGTCCACGTGGGCCTTCACGGCGCGGGCGAGCACCTGCCGCTCCACGTCGCGCCCGAGGCGCACCAGGGAGTCGGGCGTCTCGCGGTGGGTGACCGGGACCACGTCCTGCGCGATGATCGGCCCGGCGTCGAGTTCCTCGGTGACGTAGTGGCTGGTCGCCCCGATCAGCTTGACGCCACGCTCGAACGCGGCCCGGTAGGGGTTGGCTCCCACGAAGGCGGGCAGGAACGAGTGGTGGATGTTGATGACCGGGCAGCCTACCTCCCGCAGGAAGTCGCCCGACAGGATCTGCATGTAGCGGGCCAGCACCACGAAATCGGCCCCGGCCTCCCGCAGGAGCCGGACCTGTTCGGCCTCGGCCTCCGGCTTGTTCTCGCGGGTCACGGGCACCAC from the Deinococcus sp. NW-56 genome contains:
- the aat gene encoding leucyl/phenylalanyl-tRNA--protein transferase; its protein translation is MPHASHFLQHPDPLTREVARGYASGAFLMDNGEGVQWYAVETRALVPLTGAEGLHVARRLRRELGRFEVRVDTAFAQVVEGCRGRLPGSPERDGEWISPPLAELYAHLHRTGLAHSFEVWREGELAGGVLGLALGGAFIAESKFHRVRDASKVALVRLAGHLHARGFTLLDAQIQNPHIARLGVYEVGEGEYARRLHSALALDVDLHGPPITP
- the serA gene encoding phosphoglycerate dehydrogenase: MTLPFPARPDPFPAAPLRVLICDEMNPGPLEHEGFEIDYEGNLPREETLRRLPDYDALITRSRTRVDRELLEAAGPRLRVIGRGGVGVDNIDLDACSRRGILVLNAPESNNVSAAELALAHLLAAARGLTRSDRRTRAGQWDRTFLGTELKDKTLGIVGLGRIGSIVADRAQGLRLNVVAHDPYVPENKFERLGVERAATLDELLDRVDFLTVHTPLTEETRGMIGERELARLKPGAVVVNAARGGIVDEGALAAALHRGHLLGAGIDVFVEEPPAPGHALLDAPNLSVTAHLGANTVEAQERVGAEIVGRVLAALHGDVSRGAVNAPALDPRTLEALGGYLDLGEKLGRILTQLLPGAHELEVTFRGDFPADPAPVVTAALVGYLSGSTDEVPNLINARALARERGLTLTVREEAQSPDYQTEVILRVTAHGEGGRPRTRTVGGTVFGRSPRLTRLRDFRVELAPEGFILIASNQDRPGAVAALSALLGEWGVNIAGMALGRAERGGQALFTLTLDDGLSAEQLGAIRALDMIDSAYLVQV
- a CDS encoding peptidoglycan DD-metalloendopeptidase family protein, producing the protein MTRRRVPVRPAWPLLCAAALLLGTAGAAHTVVKGDTLYSIARKYGTTVAELQRLNALTGTTIEIGQTLRLPGEPPLPPQAPATPPTTTPPAATPPAPAAPPLTRVTRLEGVSVMAPASVRMGDAFVLRLSGARAGEVTVRFPSEVGENVRLPAERLTPVGAAGEYVVPGRVVLGKTTPVTYEVALDGKALRGSVPVTGLNQTVQYLNLPRAISRKLEDPGRKAEDAAVEQAYARRTPQVWTRPFAPAVAVKAQSSAFGQPRTYVAGGPVQYHYGTDYPAPVGTPVLAVNDGTVVIAGMYPVRGGLVVIDHGAGLTSLYFHQSRVTAKVGQKVTRGQKIGEVGSTGLSAGPHLHLEMRVRGEGTNPAGWMNRLWPR
- a CDS encoding PaaI family thioesterase; amino-acid sequence: MLPTLDHLNAFGEGHLPGLMGIRFTHAERGLLRSELTVRPELLAPNGFLHAASVIALADTTCGYGTRMLLPEGASNFTTIELKSNHLSTAREGVVTCEARAVHAGRTTQVWDAEVRGPEGRVMALFRCTQAVLYPKG
- a CDS encoding WD40 repeat domain-containing protein gives rise to the protein MKLNPSARPGGAPLTARRARPLLALLALAPAHAQTAASERRVPPDPLVVVGVAPAALPVTPGATSGLVAVRGRYSAHVRLLDAATGEGRRSVMLPPEALLDVPPALSHDGRWIAVALTPDPLTRAGRVGVLSTYPAASAAPTFQKLLVAGGLTGTTQLAFSPDGTRLAAGNRNGYAQLWDWAAVRRVTTVTSQSGGEPTALPFSPDSRLFAPLFRGQTKTRLFESGTGALRTTLNGVGYGTFTPDSMGMLASRGRLIRLADGKELPAPAYLAGTSGVVGFSADGSRVLVRRAGVDVQGREWLELREVATGRTLGAITRVWDGWPEALSPDGTTLIGGDGEGGVRLLPLAPPR
- the dtd gene encoding D-aminoacyl-tRNA deacylase, with protein sequence MRAVLQRVTRATCTVDGRVTGETGPGLLVLLGVAPEDTPETAQALAAKIARMRLFADEAGKMNRSVLDIGGGVLSVSQFTLFADTRRGNRPGFSGAAPPEQARALYAEFGAALRACGLPVGEGVFGAHMTLDLTNDGPVTLVLDTAQP